The following proteins are encoded in a genomic region of Methanobrevibacter sp.:
- a CDS encoding right-handed parallel beta-helix repeat-containing protein, protein MLKKSWLFLTILIILLTIVPVFADDPGVEGNSVEIEADTISDINGYFNNGSISSSDTVYLGNKSYSNDGTTIAIENLNNIVINGGTISDPDSYSTFTVNNGNLLTFTNGANITFLNIHFKGMAGQTENNPYMTLNSEDGYIKFINCTFDDIQSDTSNNVLELTAKDLLISGTNFTNIKAGLEYGPKNIINGNVQSVNISNSNFKDIFGAKAFTGTTSRVIFSGNNFTKVNGANGKSFIDMSSNAEEFIFINNYLDNVQSSIVSGSANSYNISNNNFTKVNGKGKTVIDFGTVSGEFVFTNNYLDDVQSELWSTIYSIINGTASSYNISNNIFNNTNGPLDFSKGTSDNFIISGNNFTKINAKGKPVIDFGTVSGEFVFTNNYLDDVQSEQYSTISDILKGTASSYNISDNVFNNTKGPLNFADGTTDSFVISGNNFTNIDSSGNTKLPIINFGTVTGDFLFTGNNLENVSVKYGMNPTDIITGSAKSYNISDNVFNNVNGSIDFSAGTGSENFIMSGNNFTKVNNNQFINFGTVTGEFVFTGNSLENVSSINNNNPNALITGSATSYNISDNSFTNISGYIDFSGSTSDKFILSNNNFTNIYTPYNDFINIGTVNGEFLSKNNNFTEIKTHLSNEYNNIITGTANDIVIDNSSFQKIDGSVFKFDSGSNLKIINSTFSQILFNDPIVHFDITGDFVCVNNTFSNMTSTNVVLDGTANTYVLKGCNFKFFNAGIVNFGDGEKCEISNINIDKVNLDSNLITTNSKNTNIHNCSFSDIDLHDQFVVIKTNGQNSNITNVTFTKCGNGEAIEVNGDNTIVSDIEFIGFYSSTDGSGLIIKSSHNLIENCTFINCTSNINGGSLVVKGGEYNVINNCTFINSTTTGSGGAIDVQGNNNIINNSYFEGNVATKAIISEQQDGGGAIYFNENYRNLTVANSYFKDNIGYNSGGAIRLAGSDSTIENCTFLGNYVETGGNDVPYGGGAIWAAKNLIVIKNSTFINNSAPYGGALRGAANITDSKFIGNNATDGNGGGIDMTIYDVQTNPPLVSVRDTLFYNNTAWGGYHKDDRSQGGGLHTYWLSGIIIENCTFMNNTAARGGGLDLYLVNESYINNNVFYNNSAIIGGGIALVGDNAILHDNEIKDNLAVRGAGAQIIGNNSEIYDCNITNNIANSGGGLWISGNGTLIKDSLIEWNEALMGGAIYKFGNTLNMTNVTVHHNTALLDVSSNITDLLALPIFVQYNFKFVQDGFDLNLTYDGSQGRGVIDYDVGLGGGLYTLGSISGQSIIDDCLFYHNTARNGSAIYAVPYSMLVNNTYFYSNSAWSYALPINFDSATINVGEKLKGNVTLIGGDNLINAIYNANSPSAFQLRNVTYEYYDGDKVVNRTTKVLATPVDGYENSEGGSVVYQDDRENNQIINITIKNKEDNQVVYQTSGRTDIAGNVYFETPELPVGEYTIEAVHKNGIPYHPNRDYYYTDIDNETNFAVIDEREEEVDVGVTKEANADSVYLGQEVTWTITVKNHGTITAENVVLNDVLPAGLEFVSADQEGYDSANGVWTIGNLDAGESKTLTIVSRTTAKGSIKNTATVTTDSVDVNPDNDEDDDTVEVVSVDVGVTKEADVEVANPGDTVTWTVTVTNNGDGLAKDVNVTDTLPAGLAYVSATASEGTYDSLKGVWTIGDLTAGQTVTLTIVSRVTETEEATITNIAKVTTSSPDTDPNNDEDSDDVEVEPVCDVSIEKVADPKTAVFEDSVTWTLTVKNNGPSVAKNVKVTDVLPANLDATSIVPSRGTYNADTGIWTIGDLNVNEEVTLTIVTKITVDANVNIVNTAKVTTTTKDSNPDNDEDSDDVDVTEIPLPKVDLVLTKEANETSVGPNAPVTWTIIVKNDGPEDAADVVVKDVLPAGLGYVSATASQGTYDAATGVWTIGSLANGATVTLTIDTIVNVNTAQTIKNEAEVNTSSNDTDPTNNKDDEDVEVVPVCDVAVEKVVSQTIANPDDTVTWTITVTNNGPSAAENVLVKDEIPANLDANSIVASKGTYDSLKNLWTIGDLAVNEKVTLTIVTKITATEAMDITNVAKANTTTKDSNPDNDEDNDTVKVTLVPKPEVDLVLTKEANETSVGPNAPVSWTITVTNNGPEDATDVVVKDVLPAGLGYVDATATKGTYNKDTGIWTIGDLANGATVTLTINTIVNVNTAQTIVNEAEVTTSSDDTNPDNNNDDDDVEVIPVCDVVVVKEVNQTVAGTNQEVTWTITVTNKGPSIAKDVVLKDVLPSGLEFVSADQTGYAADTGVWNIGDLDVDATVTLTIVSKVTALTGVNITNVAEATTTTEDSNTTNNKDNDTVEVDTVCDVGVEKTADKTVANPEDTVTWTITVTNNGPSVAKDVKVEDALPEGLEYTLSTTTVGNYADGIWTIGDLNPGQSVTLTIVNKVTALNNVNITNVAKVNTTTKDTNPENDKDNDTVEVIPLCDVEVVKVVNQTIVKPGESVTWTITVKNNGPQTAKDVVVDDLLPAGLEFVSANTATGTYANGIWTIGDVDVDGTVTLTLVTKVTETKAANLTNVAEATTTTEDTNPDNNKDNDTVEVIPVCDVAVVKVANETKVGPDSNVEWTITVTNHGPSAAENVNVTDLLPEGVEFVSANAGVGAYADGVWTIGDLEAGKSVSLTLVTKVTATTGNITNVAKVNTTTEDNNPDNDEDNETIDVVPVTDVAVTVTVNQTVVHPEDVISWNVTATNNGPSLAENVNVTDLLPEGLEVVDVIVPDGTSYDRDTNVWTIGDLSVGEELKLVIVTKVKEDATGNLTVEGTIETSTVDTNPNNNYDNDTTEVIREVPVCDLEVVKEVNQTTVNPGDTIEWTLTVTNNGPSAAEDVCVTDVLPAGLEFVDAAASVGNFENNVWIIGDLEADHTVTLTIITKVTETAAVNITNVAKVNTTTEDNKPDNDEDNDTVEVVPVCDVEVVKVANQTVVNAGESVTWTVTVTNNGPSTAENVKVTDVLPSGLESISANADVGAYAGGVWTVGDLEAGQTATLTIVTKVTSTADTHMNITNVAQGNTTTKDTNPDNDKDNETIEVVPVTDVGVTVKVNQTVVHPEDVISWNVTATNNGPSLAKDVNVTDLLPEGLEFVDVIVPDGTSYNPDTNVWTIGDLPVGEELTLVIVTKVKENATGDLTVEATVGTSSVDTNPNNDYDKDTTKVIGNSTDLIVFKIANKDKYAIGDTAKWTIVIHNTGDVDALNVKANDLLPEGVLYLSSSATQGIYDLETGVWNVGTLAAGNYVIIDIYTKVVSAGNLTNSVNVTTDTPETDYENNYATFTISVEEELVPAPENETNNETHVIENEIVKPAMLNTGNPIMALLVLLMLPLVGYIRRKE, encoded by the coding sequence TTGTTAAAAAAATCTTGGCTATTTTTAACAATATTGATTATATTGCTAACAATTGTCCCGGTTTTTGCTGATGATCCTGGTGTGGAAGGAAATTCGGTAGAAATAGAGGCCGATACAATTAGTGATATTAATGGATATTTTAACAATGGTTCAATTTCAAGTAGTGATACTGTATATTTAGGTAACAAGTCCTACTCTAACGATGGAACTACCATCGCTATTGAAAACCTGAATAATATAGTAATAAATGGAGGAACGATTAGTGACCCCGATTCTTATTCAACTTTTACAGTAAACAATGGGAATCTACTAACTTTTACAAATGGGGCGAATATAACCTTCTTAAACATTCATTTTAAGGGAATGGCAGGTCAAACGGAGAATAATCCTTACATGACTCTAAATTCTGAGGATGGTTATATTAAATTTATAAACTGTACATTTGATGATATTCAAAGTGATACATCCAATAATGTATTGGAATTAACAGCTAAGGATTTGTTAATCTCAGGCACTAATTTTACCAACATCAAGGCAGGTCTTGAGTATGGTCCGAAAAATATTATCAATGGTAATGTACAATCTGTAAACATTTCTAATTCTAATTTTAAAGATATCTTTGGAGCAAAAGCATTTACAGGAACTACTTCAAGAGTAATATTTTCTGGAAATAATTTCACTAAGGTAAATGGTGCTAATGGAAAATCTTTTATTGATATGAGCTCTAATGCTGAAGAATTTATTTTTATAAATAATTATTTGGATAATGTCCAGTCTTCTATTGTAAGTGGTTCTGCAAATTCTTATAATATTTCTAATAATAATTTTACTAAGGTAAATGGTAAAGGAAAAACTGTAATTGATTTTGGTACTGTATCTGGAGAGTTTGTATTTACAAACAATTATTTGGATGATGTACAATCTGAACTATGGAGTACAATTTATAGTATTATCAATGGTACTGCAAGTTCATACAATATTTCAAATAATATATTCAATAATACTAATGGTCCATTAGATTTCAGTAAAGGTACAAGTGATAATTTCATTATCTCTGGAAATAATTTCACTAAGATAAATGCTAAAGGAAAACCAGTTATTGATTTTGGTACTGTATCTGGAGAGTTTGTATTTACAAACAATTATTTGGATGATGTACAATCTGAACAATATAGCACAATATCCGATATTCTCAAAGGTACTGCAAGTTCATACAATATATCAGATAATGTATTCAATAATACTAAAGGTCCATTAAACTTTGCTGATGGTACAACCGACAGCTTTGTAATCTCTGGAAACAATTTTACTAACATTGACAGTAGTGGAAATACAAAGTTGCCTATAATTAACTTTGGCACTGTTACTGGTGACTTCTTATTCACTGGAAATAACCTTGAAAATGTCTCTGTTAAATATGGTATGAATCCAACTGATATCATAACAGGTTCTGCTAAATCCTACAATATATCTGATAACGTTTTCAATAATGTAAACGGATCAATAGATTTCAGTGCAGGTACTGGCAGTGAAAATTTCATAATGTCTGGAAACAATTTCACCAAAGTTAACAATAACCAATTCATCAACTTCGGTACTGTTACAGGTGAGTTTGTATTTACAGGCAATAGTCTTGAAAATGTATCTAGTATAAATAATAACAATCCGAACGCATTGATTACTGGTTCTGCTACTTCATACAATATATCCGACAATAGCTTTACAAACATATCCGGATATATTGATTTCAGTGGTAGTACAAGTGATAAATTCATATTGTCCAACAATAATTTTACAAACATTTATACTCCTTATAATGATTTCATCAACATCGGAACTGTAAATGGGGAGTTCTTATCTAAAAACAATAATTTCACAGAAATCAAAACTCATTTGAGCAATGAATACAACAACATCATTACCGGAACTGCAAATGATATTGTCATTGACAATTCAAGCTTCCAAAAAATTGATGGTTCTGTATTCAAATTTGATTCTGGTTCTAACTTGAAAATTATAAACAGCACATTTTCACAAATTTTATTCAACGATCCTATTGTTCATTTTGACATAACTGGTGACTTTGTATGTGTTAACAATACATTCTCAAACATGACAAGTACCAATGTTGTTCTTGACGGTACTGCTAATACTTATGTTCTTAAAGGATGTAACTTCAAATTCTTTAATGCAGGTATTGTTAATTTTGGTGATGGAGAAAAATGTGAAATAAGTAATATTAATATCGATAAGGTTAATTTGGATTCTAATTTGATTACTACAAATTCAAAAAACACAAACATTCATAACTGTAGTTTTTCAGATATTGATCTTCACGATCAATTTGTAGTTATCAAAACAAATGGACAAAACTCCAATATTACCAATGTTACTTTTACCAAATGTGGAAATGGTGAAGCAATCGAAGTCAATGGTGATAACACTATTGTATCTGATATAGAGTTCATCGGATTCTATTCATCAACTGACGGTAGTGGTTTAATCATTAAAAGTTCACACAACTTGATTGAAAACTGTACTTTCATCAACTGTACATCCAATATTAATGGTGGATCTTTAGTTGTCAAAGGCGGAGAATATAATGTAATCAATAATTGTACTTTCATTAACAGTACTACTACCGGTAGTGGAGGTGCAATAGATGTTCAAGGTAACAATAACATTATTAACAATTCCTACTTTGAAGGTAATGTAGCAACCAAAGCAATCATCAGCGAACAGCAAGATGGTGGAGGAGCTATTTACTTCAATGAGAATTATAGAAATTTAACAGTTGCAAACTCCTACTTTAAGGACAATATTGGATACAACTCTGGTGGTGCTATAAGATTGGCTGGTTCAGATTCAACTATTGAAAACTGTACTTTCCTTGGAAATTATGTGGAAACTGGAGGTAACGATGTTCCTTATGGTGGGGGAGCTATTTGGGCTGCTAAAAATTTGATTGTAATTAAAAATTCTACATTCATTAATAACAGCGCTCCTTATGGTGGAGCTTTAAGAGGCGCTGCAAACATAACTGATTCCAAATTTATTGGAAATAATGCTACTGACGGTAATGGTGGTGGAATTGACATGACCATTTATGACGTTCAAACCAATCCTCCGTTAGTGTCAGTGAGAGATACACTATTTTATAACAATACCGCTTGGGGAGGGTATCACAAGGATGATAGATCCCAAGGTGGTGGATTGCATACATACTGGCTTTCAGGTATTATAATTGAAAACTGTACTTTCATGAATAACACCGCTGCAAGAGGTGGAGGACTTGATTTATACCTTGTAAACGAGTCCTACATTAACAACAACGTATTCTACAACAACTCTGCTATTATCGGTGGAGGTATCGCTCTTGTAGGAGACAACGCAATTCTTCATGACAATGAAATTAAAGACAATTTAGCTGTCAGAGGTGCTGGTGCTCAGATTATTGGTAACAACTCTGAAATTTATGACTGTAATATCACAAACAATATTGCAAACTCAGGAGGAGGTTTATGGATTTCAGGAAACGGAACACTTATTAAGGATTCCCTAATAGAATGGAATGAGGCACTTATGGGTGGAGCAATCTACAAGTTCGGTAACACTTTAAACATGACCAATGTAACTGTTCACCATAACACTGCTTTGTTGGATGTTTCATCAAACATCACAGATTTACTTGCATTGCCAATTTTCGTACAATATAACTTTAAGTTTGTTCAAGATGGATTTGACTTGAATCTTACCTATGATGGTAGTCAAGGAAGGGGAGTCATAGATTATGATGTTGGTTTAGGTGGAGGACTATATACCTTAGGTAGTATCTCCGGTCAAAGTATTATCGATGATTGTCTATTCTACCACAATACTGCTCGTAACGGTTCTGCTATATATGCGGTTCCTTATAGCATGTTGGTAAATAACACATACTTCTATTCCAATTCCGCATGGTCTTACGCTTTACCAATAAACTTCGACAGTGCAACAATCAACGTTGGAGAAAAGCTTAAAGGAAACGTTACACTTATTGGTGGAGATAACTTAATCAATGCAATATACAATGCAAATTCTCCAAGTGCATTCCAATTGCGTAATGTTACCTATGAATACTATGATGGAGATAAAGTCGTAAACAGAACTACAAAAGTATTGGCTACTCCAGTTGACGGATATGAAAATAGTGAGGGTGGATCAGTAGTATACCAAGACGACCGTGAAAACAATCAGATTATAAACATTACCATTAAAAACAAAGAGGATAATCAAGTTGTATATCAGACATCAGGCCGTACCGACATTGCAGGTAACGTATACTTTGAAACACCGGAATTGCCGGTAGGAGAGTATACAATAGAGGCAGTCCACAAAAACGGAATTCCGTACCATCCAAACAGGGATTACTATTACACTGACATTGATAACGAAACCAACTTTGCAGTCATTGACGAAAGGGAAGAGGAAGTTGATGTTGGAGTAACTAAAGAAGCAAACGCAGATAGTGTATACTTAGGCCAAGAAGTGACTTGGACAATTACAGTAAAAAATCATGGTACAATAACTGCTGAAAATGTTGTACTTAATGATGTCTTGCCTGCAGGATTGGAATTTGTTTCTGCAGATCAAGAAGGATATGATTCTGCAAACGGTGTTTGGACAATAGGTAATTTAGATGCTGGCGAAAGTAAAACTCTAACAATTGTATCAAGAACCACTGCAAAAGGTTCAATTAAAAACACAGCTACTGTAACTACAGATTCCGTTGATGTTAATCCAGACAACGATGAAGATGATGATACTGTAGAAGTGGTTTCTGTTGACGTTGGGGTGACAAAGGAAGCTGATGTTGAAGTTGCTAATCCTGGAGACACTGTAACATGGACTGTTACAGTTACTAACAATGGTGATGGACTTGCTAAAGACGTAAATGTGACTGATACATTACCTGCTGGTTTAGCATATGTAAGTGCTACAGCTAGCGAAGGTACTTATGATTCTTTAAAAGGTGTTTGGACAATCGGTGACTTGACTGCTGGCCAAACCGTAACTTTAACCATTGTTTCAAGAGTTACCGAAACCGAGGAAGCTACAATAACCAACATTGCAAAGGTTACTACTTCATCTCCTGATACTGATCCTAACAACGATGAGGATAGCGACGATGTTGAAGTTGAGCCTGTCTGTGATGTGTCTATCGAAAAGGTAGCTGATCCAAAAACCGCTGTATTTGAAGATTCAGTAACATGGACTCTTACTGTTAAAAACAACGGTCCTTCCGTTGCTAAAAACGTAAAAGTAACTGATGTATTGCCAGCTAATTTGGATGCAACTTCAATTGTTCCAAGCAGAGGAACTTATAATGCAGATACTGGTATCTGGACAATTGGCGATTTGAATGTAAATGAAGAAGTTACCTTAACTATCGTAACAAAAATCACTGTTGACGCTAATGTAAATATTGTAAATACCGCGAAGGTAACTACAACCACCAAAGACAGCAATCCTGACAATGATGAGGATAGCGATGATGTGGATGTAACTGAAATTCCTTTACCTAAGGTTGATTTGGTTTTAACAAAAGAGGCTAATGAGACTAGTGTTGGTCCTAATGCTCCTGTAACCTGGACTATTATAGTTAAAAACGATGGTCCTGAGGATGCGGCCGATGTTGTTGTTAAGGATGTCTTGCCTGCTGGCTTAGGATATGTCAGTGCTACTGCTAGCCAAGGTACTTATGATGCAGCTACTGGTGTATGGACTATTGGTAGTTTGGCTAATGGTGCAACTGTAACCTTGACTATTGACACTATTGTTAACGTTAATACTGCACAGACTATTAAAAATGAAGCTGAAGTCAATACTTCCTCAAACGATACTGATCCTACTAACAACAAGGATGATGAGGATGTTGAAGTTGTTCCTGTCTGTGATGTAGCTGTTGAAAAGGTTGTTAGCCAAACTATAGCTAATCCTGACGATACTGTAACATGGACAATCACAGTTACAAACAACGGACCATCTGCCGCTGAAAACGTATTGGTTAAAGATGAAATACCTGCTAACTTGGATGCTAATTCCATTGTGGCAAGCAAAGGTACTTACGATTCCTTGAAAAATCTTTGGACAATCGGCGATTTGGCTGTAAATGAAAAGGTTACCTTAACTATTGTAACCAAAATTACTGCAACTGAGGCTATGGATATTACCAATGTTGCTAAAGCGAACACAACTACCAAGGATTCAAATCCTGACAATGATGAGGACAATGACACAGTTAAAGTTACATTAGTTCCAAAACCTGAAGTTGATTTGGTTTTAACAAAAGAGGCTAATGAGACTAGTGTTGGTCCTAATGCTCCTGTCTCATGGACCATTACAGTTACTAACAACGGTCCTGAGGATGCGACTGATGTTGTTGTTAAGGATGTCTTGCCTGCTGGCTTAGGATATGTTGACGCTACTGCTACCAAAGGTACTTATAATAAAGATACTGGTATTTGGACTATTGGTGATTTGGCTAATGGTGCAACTGTAACCTTGACTATTAATACTATTGTTAACGTTAATACTGCACAGACCATTGTAAATGAGGCTGAGGTCACTACCTCTTCAGATGATACCAATCCTGACAACAACAATGATGATGACGATGTCGAAGTTATTCCTGTCTGTGATGTTGTTGTTGTAAAAGAAGTTAACCAGACTGTTGCAGGCACTAACCAAGAAGTTACCTGGACTATTACTGTCACAAACAAAGGTCCATCCATAGCAAAAGACGTTGTTCTTAAGGATGTCTTGCCTTCTGGCTTGGAATTCGTTTCAGCAGATCAAACAGGTTATGCTGCAGATACCGGTGTCTGGAACATCGGAGATTTAGATGTTGATGCTACCGTAACTTTAACTATTGTAAGCAAAGTCACTGCACTTACCGGTGTAAACATTACAAACGTTGCAGAAGCTACCACAACAACTGAAGATTCAAACACTACAAACAACAAGGACAACGATACAGTAGAAGTGGATACTGTCTGTGATGTAGGTGTTGAAAAAACAGCTGATAAGACTGTTGCCAATCCGGAAGATACTGTAACATGGACTATCACAGTTACTAACAATGGTCCTTCTGTTGCTAAAGATGTAAAAGTTGAAGATGCTTTACCTGAAGGTTTAGAATACACTTTATCTACCACTACCGTAGGCAATTATGCTGACGGCATCTGGACTATTGGAGATTTAAATCCTGGTCAAAGTGTTACCTTAACTATTGTAAACAAAGTAACCGCTCTTAACAATGTAAACATTACAAATGTCGCTAAGGTAAACACCACTACCAAGGATACCAATCCTGAAAACGATAAGGACAACGATACAGTTGAAGTCATTCCGCTTTGTGATGTTGAAGTCGTAAAGGTCGTTAACCAGACCATTGTAAAACCGGGCGAATCTGTAACCTGGACAATTACAGTTAAAAACAACGGACCTCAAACAGCTAAAGATGTTGTTGTAGACGATCTCTTGCCTGCTGGATTGGAATTCGTTTCAGCTAATACTGCTACAGGAACTTATGCAAACGGCATTTGGACAATCGGTGATGTGGATGTCGATGGAACTGTAACCTTGACTCTCGTAACCAAAGTTACCGAAACTAAAGCTGCTAACTTGACAAATGTTGCAGAAGCTACCACAACTACCGAGGATACCAATCCTGACAACAACAAGGACAATGACACAGTTGAAGTCATTCCTGTATGTGATGTGGCTGTTGTTAAAGTTGCTAACGAAACCAAGGTAGGTCCTGATTCAAATGTTGAATGGACCATAACAGTTACCAACCACGGTCCTTCTGCTGCTGAGAATGTAAACGTAACTGATCTCTTACCTGAAGGTGTGGAATTCGTTTCAGCTAATGCTGGAGTCGGAGCTTATGCTGACGGTGTTTGGACAATTGGTGATTTGGAAGCTGGTAAATCCGTAAGCTTAACTCTTGTAACCAAGGTCACTGCAACTACTGGTAACATTACAAATGTCGCTAAGGTAAACACCACCACTGAGGATAACAATCCGGACAATGATGAGGACAATGAAACAATCGATGTGGTTCCGGTTACTGATGTGGCTGTCACTGTCACTGTCAATCAGACTGTTGTTCATCCTGAAGATGTCATTTCATGGAATGTTACCGCTACAAACAACGGACCTTCATTAGCTGAGAATGTAAACGTGACTGATCTTTTACCTGAAGGCTTGGAAGTTGTTGATGTAATTGTTCCTGATGGAACTAGCTATGACCGCGACACTAATGTTTGGACCATTGGTGACTTGTCTGTTGGAGAAGAATTGAAATTGGTAATTGTAACTAAGGTCAAGGAAGATGCAACCGGTAATTTGACTGTAGAAGGAACAATCGAAACATCTACCGTTGACACCAATCCAAACAACAATTATGATAATGACACAACCGAAGTTATCCGTGAAGTTCCAGTTTGTGATTTGGAAGTTGTAAAAGAAGTCAACCAAACTACCGTTAACCCTGGCGATACAATTGAATGGACTTTAACAGTTACTAACAACGGTCCTTCTGCTGCTGAAGATGTATGTGTGACTGACGTATTGCCTGCTGGTCTTGAATTTGTTGATGCTGCCGCTTCTGTTGGCAACTTCGAGAACAATGTTTGGATCATAGGCGATTTGGAAGCTGACCATACTGTAACCTTGACCATCATAACCAAGGTCACTGAAACTGCAGCGGTTAACATTACAAATGTCGCTAAGGTAAACACCACTACTGAGGATAACAAGCCGGACAATGATGAGGACAACGATACTGTTGAAGTTGTTCCTGTCTGTGACGTTGAAGTTGTAAAAGTGGCTAATCAGACTGTTGTAAATGCTGGCGAGTCCGTAACATGGACTGTAACCGTTACCAATAACGGTCCTTCTACCGCTGAAAATGTGAAAGTGACTGACGTATTGCCTTCTGGCTTAGAATCCATTTCAGCTAATGCTGATGTTGGTGCTTATGCTGGCGGTGTTTGGACTGTTGGTGATTTGGAAGCTGGCCAAACTGCAACATTAACTATCGTAACCAAAGTCACTTCTACTGCAGATACTCATATGAATATAACTAACGTGGCTCAAGGAAACACTACTACCAAGGATACAAATCCTGACAACGACAAGGACAATGAAACAATCGAAGTTGTTCCGGTTACCGATGTAGGAGTTACTGTTAAAGTCAACCAGACTGTTGTTCATCCTGAAGATGTCATTTCATGGAATGTTACAGCTACAAACAACGGACCTTCATTGGCTAAGGATGTAAACGTAACTGACCTTTTACCTGAAGGCTTAGAGTTTGTCGATGTAATTGTTCCTGATGGAACCAGCTATAATCCTGACACTAACGTCTGGACCATCGGTGACTTGCCTGTTGGAGAAGAATTGACATTAGTCATTGTAACTAAGGTCAAGGAAAATGCAACTGGTGACTTAACAGTGGAAGCTACTGTTGGTACCTCTTCAGTTGACACTAACCCAAACAACGATTATGATAAGGATACTACCAAGGTAATCGGTAATTCTACTGATTTGATCGTATTCAAAATAGCTAACAAGGACAAATACGCTATTGGAGATACTGCAAAATGGACTATTGTCATTCATAATACTGGCGATGTGGATGCATTAAATGTAAAAGCAAATGACCTCTTGCCTGAAGGCGTTCTTTATTTAAGCTCTAGTGCAACTCAAGGTATCTACGATCTTGAAACTGGTGTTTGGAATGTTGGAACCTTGGCTGCAGGTAACTATGTGATTATTGACATCTACACCAAAGTTGTCTCTGCAGGTAATTTAACCAACTCTGTAAACGTTACAACCGATACACCTGAAACAGATTATGAAAACAACTATGCAACCTTCACAATATCTGTTGAAGAGGAACTGGTTCCTGCACCTGAAAACGAAACAAACAATGAAACCCACGTAATCGAAAACGAGATCGTAAAACCAGCAATGTTAAACACTGGAAATCCTATCATGGCATTATTAGTATTGTTAATGTTGCCATTAGTGGGATACATTCGCAGAAAAGAATAA
- a CDS encoding thymidylate synthase, producing the protein MLTINQCYLDFVKKILNEGKETYKDSDHHLKENLGNYYFIEDPLNLKFKAKYQNMTSDMMLDMIKSGKFDMEGCPIKSDALFEYVKSFDDDSDQGFVYSYPNRILAHFDVNQFDVMKDRILNSTGSNRAVAVTYDPALDCNREDIPCLQILQAVVRDGELTIHCFFRSNDIYGAFYSNMFFIAYIGIKLKDEVNKELISEKLNFGGVHYYSSSGHIYNTDLRSAKKLISKH; encoded by the coding sequence ATGTTAACTATTAATCAATGCTATTTAGATTTTGTTAAAAAAATCCTTAATGAAGGAAAGGAAACATATAAGGATAGCGATCATCATTTAAAGGAAAATTTAGGTAACTATTATTTTATTGAAGATCCTTTAAATTTGAAATTTAAAGCCAAGTATCAGAACATGACTTCTGATATGATGCTTGACATGATTAAATCTGGAAAGTTTGACATGGAAGGATGTCCAATAAAAAGTGATGCTCTTTTTGAATATGTGAAATCTTTTGATGATGATTCAGATCAAGGATTTGTATATAGTTATCCTAACAGAATTTTAGCACATTTTGATGTTAATCAGTTTGATGTAATGAAAGATAGAATTTTAAATTCTACCGGAAGTAATCGTGCAGTTGCTGTAACTTATGACCCTGCACTTGATTGTAATCGTGAAGATATTCCTTGTCTACAGATACTTCAAGCAGTTGTACGTGATGGTGAATTGACCATTCATTGCTTCTTTAGATCAAATGACATATATGGCGCATTTTACTCTAACATGTTTTTTATAGCTTATATTGGTATAAAACTTAAAGATGAAGTAAATAAGGAATTAATTTCTGAAAAGCTAAACTTTGGTGGCGTTCATTATTATTCATCATCTGGTCATATATACAATACTGATTTAAGAAGTGCTAAAAAATTAATCTCAAAACACTAA